The following proteins are co-located in the Triplophysa dalaica isolate WHDGS20190420 chromosome 2, ASM1584641v1, whole genome shotgun sequence genome:
- the LOC130413032 gene encoding protein PERCC1, with product MAASVIRPLSNFALARPLQACFLSVEDEKETEEEYEEELRQEVEDSLDDDEDVVSIVSHEEEPWSFDPTPHNSEMTNQLLRFAELISNDVQRYFGRSQDPDTCDIYAETPCSKVGGRQRYYADFIKVASSGQVEEPEPLGPLAELFRDAQRKGRGLPMSQRRLPISFWTEPLSHQLFSDTNTQENSLGMANTSESSVNINSSLSMYNNTNVCTMTSSCIPGTLSSSSTPDFSDLLAHWANDKDTNEFNCDLQLL from the coding sequence ATGGCAGCGAGCGTGATCAGACCGCTGAGTAATTTTGCTTTGGCGAGACCTCTGCAGGCTTGCTTCCTTTCTGTGGAGGATGAGAAGGAGACCGAGGAAGAGTATGAAGAGGAGCTGAGGCAGGAGGTTGAAGACAGTTTGGACGATGATGAGGATGTAGTCTCCATTGTGTCTCATGAAGAAGAGCCATGGAGTTTTGACCCCACCCCCCATAACTCTGAGATGACCAATCAGCTGCTGCGGTTCGCCGAGCTCATCAGCAATGATGTCCAACGCTACTTTGGCCGGAGCCAGGACCCTGATACCTGTGACATTTATGCAGAGACACCGTGTTCCAAAGTCGGGGGCCGTCAGCGCTACTATGCTGACTTCATTAAAGTTGCATCATCAGGGCAGGTGGAGGAGCCTGAGCCACTAGGGCCCCTGGCAGAGCTCTTTCGAGATGCTCAAAGGAAGGGGCGTGGTCTACCCATGAGCCAACGTCGCCTGCCAATCAGCTTCTGGACAGAGCCTCTCTCACACCAGTTGTTTAGTGATACAAACACGCAGGAGAACTCATTAGGTATGGCCAACACTTCAGAGAGCTCAGTTAACATCAATTCTTCATTGAGCATGTACAATAATACTAATGTTTGCACCATGACCAGCTCTTGTATTCCAGGGACTCTCAGTAGCTCAAGCACCCCGGATTTTAGTGATTTACTTGCTCACTGGGCCAATGATAAA